A window of Sebastes umbrosus isolate fSebUmb1 chromosome 6, fSebUmb1.pri, whole genome shotgun sequence genomic DNA:
ACTACGTGAGTCACACTTTGACcgttatttaaatttaaaaattgcaaCTAAATATGAATATTGATACAAATAGTATGTGTCTAATTTTTCAATTTTGTTATCTTTCCCTCCCCGATTTTCCTTTCCACCCTGTTTTCTCATGGTTCTCAATTATACAGCCAAGTATGAGGTACGGACGTTACAGGAGCTGGCTCGTATCTGCATCCGCCACACCCTCAGAGTGACCACAGACGGAGGAGACAGCCAATCACGCGGCCGAGGTTCCTCGTTCAGCGTAGGCAGGGGTCTGGCAGTGGCCGGGCTCCATAAGTACGGCCCTCGCTTCAAACGCAGACGCGTCCACCGGCGTCACTGCAACGCCCTCGTCCTGGCCACGCGTCAGGTGGTGGCCAGCAGCGGTATCGGCCCCGCTCCTCTGGACAGCAACGACAACCAGGGAGGAATAccggaggacgaggaggaggccGGAGAGAGGGAGGCGAGGCGGCAGATAAGAGCGAGCAGGAGGGCGGGGAGAGGACCAGGAGGggtggtggaagaggaggagacggtggaagaggaagacgaagaggaggagcaggaggaggaggaggaaaaggagaccGGGGAGCTGCTCCGACCCCAGCCGGCCGTGAACGTCCTTAGAGAGAGGATACTGGGCCTGCCGCTGCCCGAGCCTCTGAAGATGTACCTGCTGTACTACAGAGAGAAATGAGCGCGCTGAAGCCACAGCCAGGTCCTGAGTCAGAGCCCAGAGCTGAAAGCAACGGCCCAGCAGAGGCCGAATATCTTGTTACAACCCCACCACCACCCGTACAAGGCAGGACAACATGCCACCTACCTTACTGACCCCCAGCTCCACCGTGGATCTTTCTCGCTCACCTTGCTCTCATTTTCTCCATCATCCATTCTCTTTCCCACTCCCTCTTTTTGGCCTTCCCCCACTGTTCTTTACTTGATTCATTTCCTGACACTGTAAAGAGTCAATTCAATTTGTCCAGTGGAGGGGGAGGGCGGGGGGGCAATGTTTCAGACAACAAGTCACTGATGTAAACTTTGTGTCTCCATTGAGGTGCAAAAAATAGATACAGGTACATAACACATACACAGTTGGATCAATTTGCTCTGCCGCTCTGTATATCTGACATGCCGATCAAGCCTTGCCCAACAACAGCTTAACAGTTGCCTGAGAATTCACAGCTTGTAAAAAGGCAACCTAGTGGTGCTGAGAAAGAGAACCATCATTGTTTAGTGGCAGATCAGACATCACCAGAGTTCAGACACTGTAGCAGCAAGCAGAGAGAAGCTTACCCATACATAGACCAGAAGGTAATAGGAGTGCCCCAGCTTTTTCTATCCACTAATTACAGCTGTGCCCCAAGTTAGAGATCATACATTGATTGTAAAAAGTCGTGTGGAAGCTAGTTTGTccgcatatggtggtgtgtatTCTAAACTAATGGGGAAGGTGCAGTTTTAGAAAGGAAGACACAAAAGCTCAACTGTTTATTTGATGATTCAATGAGTTACAGTTTCTCTTTCACTATATCATATTCAGTGATATTGTAGCTACAGCTAGTGACCAAGATGGTGTGGCGGTTGTGATTATTTCCACTGATTTCCCAATAAAAGTGGAGCTTTGTTTTGAGCCCTCAGTCCAAGTTAAGTAATTTAACTTAAATGATCTGCGTTTCCAAGGCCAATGGTTGCTCATCATTTCTAGGAGACTATTTGATTTAATAGAAGGTTGAGTTTCCCCCTTTTCTATGCATATATTTCATTATATGAATTAAAGTCTATCTTTGTCTCCTGACTTTGTCATATGGAGATGAAACTGACCTAAATCCATACATGTGTATCCAAAGGGCAGTCTCAGTGTTTCTCTCTACATCCCATTATATATTCTCTTAACCAAAAGAGAATGACCATAAAAAGATCACATACTTACTAATATTCCAATTTGCATAAATAAACCAGCatgataaaaacacattaactaATGTTTTTGATGATTGACAGTGTGCAAGTTTTCTTTCACCGTGCTgtcatgttttgtttctttttatggTCTTGTAATATTTTGATTTTTGAATTGTATGAGACTTGAAGTGGTGTGTACAtatgaaattgtatgttttgtgaatcataaaaaaaaccATGAAGATACTTTGATAAGTAGAAGAAGTGTCTTTTATCACACTTTTCTGTTGTAGTTAGTTAGGTGGAGCATTTTTTCCTTTGTACTTTTGGCTTTTGTACCAAACTTTCTGCTCCCCTCTGTGCCAAACTTGCGTTGCATGGACTAAATTGTTGAGAGGAAACAGTAGATCATCAGCAAGTCACGtatctgaagaaaaacaatttgttgattttttttttttcatttaaaaaaaaaatgctccacTACCACTGAAATGGCATTCGTGGTTGTTTATGTATTAGTTAGCGTGTAAAGCTTTAGATTTCTCCCATTGGAAAGTTTGTATCTGAAGAATGTCTGTGATGAATAGCAAAGTGATCTTTGCACAAGGCAATACATACACACCCTCCATCAGTAAATACACTTAATTAGATACAATATGGATGTGATCACAATAATAGGAGGAATTTGAATATGTGCAGCTCATATTGGTAATCTATTCAACACTGAATGGGAGGATTGCGTCCAAAAAGCAGGTCCTTATCAGGCCAGGTGACTCCCATCCCTTCTGAGTGTAATGTCATGCATCACTGTTAGGCCAATCTACCATTTCTACTGCTGCTGGATCTGCCTTtgagtactgtatgtacacCATTCCTTTACTCAACATGAGCTCCATTCATGTTTGGTTGTCGTGCATTTGTGATTCTCTGCTGAATGTATATGATCATGATGGGTTTtttgggggaggggaggggagggtttCTTTTGCACTTAATATTAAGTTTTAGTGAGAAtgaatttgcttgtttttaaaattGAGCTGTATTATTAACTGCTGTTAATAAAGTCCATTAAACAAGAGTCCAGttgcaaatgaaataatttGATTAGCTAAGACAGCGGCTGCCTTTCACAGTATCAGTGCCTTAGAAATAATGTCTTACATCTTGGTTTATAAACACAGGAAATactgttttaaaaatataagTCTCTACCAAACAGTGGAGATAttaatttacagtttaattAAACTTTCAACAATCTGCATGGGTTTGTCtctattaaaggtcccatattataaaaaggtgagattttcatgttttcttattataaagcaggcttaagtgctatataaatactgtgaaagtatcgaaacactcaatccacagggaaaaacacagagcccgtattcagaaactctgcatttgaaacaagctgtcaggatttctgcccattcgtgatgtcacgaatatacaatatttagacccttgacacaattttaaatgtaaacattctaaatgtgtcccagtttatttcctgttgcagtgtatgtgaatgtcatcacctgacaggaagtacacatggacccaaactgttgcctagcaacgcaattctgttgcaattccgtcactaaaacactaaaacggagcgtttcacacagagggtaaatacgggcatattcagactgacagaacgaggaaaataaagttgtttttttttacattacagtatgtaaacatgttctagtagaaacacaaaatacaagtatgaacctgaaaatgagcatgatatggcacctttaaagcttcagtaggcaatttttttggcatcattgggcaaaaattccataataacctctcagtatattgtaaaaaacaggacttttgcacctcctcatggctctgttttcaggctttactaTACTATAGAACACAGTCCAGCAGTTAGTCGcagtatatttgttttttttttacatttttcctttgatattgcaatatattgttattaattgatttgcatttgtttgtttgttttattgacacaacaaacattaattacttctttattgttttcttccatttacatgcatgttctttttaaatatctatatattgtaatttgcttaatgaattgtatatatgtatatatatggttttgtttttatttagttatttttaaaaaaaaatatttattattgaattgacgctttggcaatattgttcacctgacagtcatgatcaataaagcaaattgaattgcaTTGATTGAGTGGAGCATGAGGGGTGCTGGTGTGGTGAGATGGGTGTGTCGTGTTGTGTAGTGATGAGGGCAGTCTGACAGACTGTAGCTACACCAGCTAACGTTAAACCCTCTCATCTCATTCTGACAGTAAAACCAAAAGAAGGTGTTTCTTTGTTGGGCGGGTCAGTTTGTGCCTGAAGTCCCCCTGGACCTAACGCGTACTTTAAGACACGTAAGTACTCCTATACTGCTTCTCAATTACCACGTTTTAACAGAGTTGTAGAGATAATAACACCGCCGGCTGAGCTACATGCTAGTCCGACCTGCAGACTCAGCTAGGTAGCTTAGCTAGCTaacaattaattcattaattaattaatatatccATAATGTCGGTTAACAGAGAGTTACACCACTTCGTTGATGAATTATTGTAATTTACAGAAGGCAAATGTGTGCATTTTTAATACTGTACAAATACGATGTAGTGTGTAAACGTTGTGATGCTAATTTCgattagcttgttagcatgctaacaacattagcatgctaacaacaTTAGCACAGCCCTCAGGCTGATCATATtactgttagcttgttagcatgctaacaacaTTAGCATAGCGCTGCGGGTGGTGATATTACTGTGTATGGGTAACggtttgtgtgtttggtgttATTAGCTAAATCATCATAAAGCTTTGTATGATAAAGTATTATGAGCTTTTGTTTGATTAAAGTGACTGAAGACAGTAACGTTACTAAAGAGTAcaaacagatgtgtgtgttttatttaggTAACGTTAGCTTGCGTCCCCGTCAGGACTCATTAGCTGCTTTTACTCTCACGTGCAATTGCGAGCTATATGTCTAAATCTCCGAGTCAGCCGGTACAGCCCCACAGTGTTGTCCTAAAACCCGCCCATACTATACCACCTCGGTGTAAACGTCACCCATCAAACAGTGAAGCTAACATAAACAGACTCCTGTAGTTTGAAAgcgcacacactgtacacagtcacatgatattgatcttgcccagttatgttggcttttttaaagttttctttctttgtttgtttatttatttatttatttttatttatttatttatttttttctttctttaatttatttttctctccattttgtttgatctatatttcattttattgtattttgttatgaggaaaaggaagaataaaaaaaaagaataaaaaagggaaatatatatatatatatatatatatgaaaaaagaaaaaaacaaacaaacaaaaaaactcttCAACTGGCCCTGCatgggctcctcctccatctcctctctcttccctccaacGATTtcctatggatagaaaagggcataagccctgagctatcaaaccaggctcacGAATTTACGATACTGGAATTATAGTCGGCTCCATCGAGCAATCCTTAACGCGTTGTCCCGGGAACTACCCTCCAGACTCCGTTAACATATTGCTCAATTTAACAGATATGGGTCCTCCGTTATACGGATGATACTCAATCATCAACTAATTCTTAACGTATGACTCCTAAAGAAACGCTTTTCATTTCGGCTGATATTAACTTTTACGTTAACCGCTCTTCTGTGAACTCTGGTGAATAGAGTAAGACTGTAACGTGATTGTTTGACATCCCAAAACACCGACAGTTAGCACGTCCACACgtttttataatataatgtgaTTTCATTAAGAATGCTCTTAAGTGCCAGTTTATGAGTtgaaaaaacaagtaaaaaaaactaattgtaAACCAACAGGTAGCAGCAGTGGCAACAACATACTAGgaataattataattttgttaaAATAGTTTATTGTCCTGAGGGCTGTGTCTTAAGTACTTTGCACTTGCACATGGacaacttttgttttattttttacatttcaattgttgttttctttctcgCTTAGATACTGTGACTAAAAGCAGCCAGAAATGGGATCAGAAGTGGAAGCGccaatgaaaaatgtcatgttgCTTGCTATGAAAATGGAGGACAGTAGCGAGCAAAGCCGTCCCGAGCGGACAATCATGACACCGAAGCATCTGAGAAGCAGCGTGTGGAAGCATTTTGGGTTCTACACCATAGATGGCAAAGTAGCTAACAAAGATAAGGCTGTTTGTCGACTTTGTGCGAAACAGCTGTCTTACTCTACAACGACAACAAATCTGCGGACTCACCTGCTGGCTTGCCACCCAAGTGAAGCAGCGCAGGCACCACAGACGAGCGGAGCTAAGTCAAGTGTACAAGCTCGTCTGACTGCGTACGATTCGGCATCGGCACTGTCGGCTTCAGCAGGTCCCATGTCAGAAGCTCGTAAAAATGCCATCACGGATAAGATAGCAAGATTTATATGCAAGGATATGCGGCCCATTGATATTGTTTCAGGAGAGGGGTTTCAGGATCTCATTATGGAACTGGAGCCACAATATAAAATTCCAAGTCACACCACAATCTCAAAACACATAGTACAACTGTATGACACCACACGGGAAAACATAAAGACTAAACTAAAGGATAAGACGCTGGCTCTTACCACAGACGGATGGACATCGCTGGCCACACATGCTTATGTCACAGTCACAGCTCACTGTATTTCAGACTCATGGGAACTTGACAATTACGTTCTGTGTACTAAGGAGTTGAGAGGAAGCCATACAGCCGTCCATGTTGCAGAAAGCATCAGCAGCACGCTGGAGGAATTTGACATCTCTCGTGAAGCGGTTGTAGCGGTCGCCACGGACAATGCTCTGAACTATGTGAACGCCATACGCAATTTAGGGCTTATTAATGTGCCTTGTTTCGCCCACATGCTAAACCTGGCAGTGCGCAAGGGCCTTGAGGTGAAAGCCGTTGATTCGGCCCTTTCCAGACTAAAGCAAACTGCAGCTCATTTTGGAAAGTCTCCATCAGACAGCTGCCTGCTAGAAGAAAAGCAGGAGCTCCttggattaaaaaaagagagactaATAAATGACTGTATCACCAGATGGAATACCACCTATGACATGATATGTCGTGCGTCTCAGCAACAGGCAGCAGTGGCAGCTGTCATTTGGGAAAAGAAGCTGTCCAATTTGGAACTTAGCACTTCCGAGTGGTCCATGGTTGAGCAACTAAAAGACACACTGAAACCTTTCAAAGTGGCAACTCAGGCCCTCTCCACCGATGCCTACCCCACGGCATCGGCCGTCCTACCTCTGCAGCATGTCATGATATTCCAGCTGAGTACTCCTGATGCATCGCATACGTCAGCTATGAAAGAAGTGAGAGGTATTTGacttttccatccatccatccattatctgtaactgcttatcctattcaggggctgaagccgatcccagctgacattgggcgaaggcggggtacaccctggacaggtcgccagactatcacgaGGCTTATTTGACTTTGCGTTTCTATTAAATATTAAGTCCAAGCCTATACCTTACAACAATATATATTCTCcaagatgacaatattaatgcAAGAGCAATATTGGTGATTTTGAAAAGCCAAATCATATTTGATATAAGgctaatttcttttatttattttcacaggCAGGATGGTGGCAAATTTGAAAATGCGCTACAGGGAAGAGAGCAGCGAATGGATGCTTCTCAATAAGGCGGCCTTCATGGACCCCCGGTTCTCTCGCTTAGTCCATCTTTCACCTGAACAGAGACATCTAGTCACTGATAGCTTATCACAAGAGATGGAGGAAAATAAGGGAGACGATGATTATACACAAGcacgagaagaagaagaaaagacagCTGCCCTGGGTGCGATGGGAAGCCT
This region includes:
- the LOC119490467 gene encoding E3 SUMO-protein ligase ZBED1-like yields the protein MGSEVEAPMKNVMLLAMKMEDSSEQSRPERTIMTPKHLRSSVWKHFGFYTIDGKVANKDKAVCRLCAKQLSYSTTTTNLRTHLLACHPSEAAQAPQTSGAKSSVQARLTAYDSASALSASAGPMSEARKNAITDKIARFICKDMRPIDIVSGEGFQDLIMELEPQYKIPSHTTISKHIVQLYDTTRENIKTKLKDKTLALTTDGWTSLATHAYVTVTAHCISDSWELDNYVLCTKELRGSHTAVHVAESISSTLEEFDISREAVVAVATDNALNYVNAIRNLGLINVPCFAHMLNLAVRKGLEVKAVDSALSRLKQTAAHFGKSPSDSCLLEEKQELLGLKKERLINDCITRWNTTYDMICRASQQQAAVAAVIWEKKLSNLELSTSEWSMVEQLKDTLKPFKVATQALSTDAYPTASAVLPLQHVMIFQLSTPDASHTSAMKEVRGRMVANLKMRYREESSEWMLLNKAAFMDPRFSRLVHLSPEQRHLVTDSLSQEMEENKGDDDYTQAREEEEKTAALGAMGSLFGDLYSDKSSGNGDKCNRDEIQEMQAYMKETPLSADSNPLLWWRDTGCNRYPLLSKLARKYLCVPGTSLRSERVFSSAGNIVNTKRAALDPDQVDRLVFLTNIRN